The nucleotide window GACGGCAAGTTTGTTTTTAGTGACCTCACTGAATTTGCTGATCTTCAGCTTTTGTCATACCCTGCTTGACGCAGTGATTATTTTTGTAAACAGCTTAGCCCTGCCGACATTCTTGATCAACACATTTCTCTATTTAACATCGATGAATATGAAATTGGGTTATACAGTTCCGGTGTGGCTTAGATACATCTCACCCTGGCAGCGGATGTTTGAGATTTTGCGTGAATCGCTGTGGCAGTTGGATTATGGATGGAGCAGTAACACGCTGGGCAATGGGCTGGAATACGGGATTGCCGTGCTGATCGGAAGTCTTGCACTGTTCTGTCTTTTCTTAAAAGTAAGCCGGTTCCGCAGTGAAGAGGCAGGAAGCCTGTCAAGCTCACGGAGGATTCTTATATTTTTGATCCGGTTGGATACGTTTTTGCTTTTGTTAGTGATGACCTGGGAACCGATTTTAGAATGGAGAAACGGGTTATTCTATGCAATTTTCTTAATTTGCCTGCTTTATTTTGGTGGATTGATGCTGGCGAAGCAGCGATTAAAAGTTACCGTGAAGGAAGTGCTTTGCCTGTTCATCCTGATCTTCGCGGCTAGGGGAGTCAACCTTGCTTACCGCAGACTTTGTTATATGAATGAACGGCTGAGAATTCAGCGGATGGATGAAGTTACGTTGGAATTCTATGTTTATCCGAATAAAGGGATGGTTCCGGAAAATTTATCCTGTCACATAGAATTGGCAGGAGTGAAAGATCCGTTAGTCCTCAATGAGCTGCGCGGATGGATGAAAGTCAGATTGGATGGGTATTATAAGGATTCTTATTATTATGAATATGATGATTGGAATGACGATGAGTCACGGGCGATGCAAGTTCGATTTTACGATAATTCTAATTATTTAGGCTATAAAAATATTCCAATGGATATTCTAAAGCATAGTACTGTGGTCAAATTGTTCTTCCAGCAGACTTTGCCACAGAACTGCCAACCTTGGTAACTTCTATTTAGCATATAAAGAGTAAAATGCAAGAAGAAGGGAGAATCAATGATGGAAATTCAACAGATGTCAACTCATTATGAGGTAAAGCGGTTATCGGAAGAGAACATACCGGAGATCCTGCGGTTATGCCAAGGTAATCGCAGTTATTATGAGCTTTGTCCACCGCTTGTTGACGAAACGAGTATTAAGGCCGATATGCAAGCTTTGCCACCCAATAAGACGCAGGAAGAAAAGCATTATATTGGATTTTATCATCATCAAGGCTTAGTAGCGTTGATGGACTGGATAAGCGGCTATCCCGAGGAAAAGACGGCCTTTATTGGTTTCTTTATGCTTGAAAGAACGATGCAGGGACAGGGAATGGGTTCTGCGATTATCACGGAATGCTGCGATTACTTCAAGATATTGAGGTTTCAAAAAATACAGTTAGGCGTCATCCAAGGGAATCAGGCGGCAGTACAATTCTGGCAGAAAAATCAGTTCTTAATTAAGGAAGAGAAACGGGGACAACAATACGATGCCGTGATTTTGATGGAGAGAACAATCGCGGAGAATTGTTAAAAGTAAGCTAAAGGAATAGGAAAAAGAAAAAGCCTTGATTCATAAGAATCAGGGCTTAAATAGGAACTAGCCAAGATATTTGACAGCTAACATAAAGATTCCAAGAACAAACAGCACGATGCCGGTTACCTGATTCAGCTTCTTGGGTTCAGCCTTGTTGGCAAAACGGGCAGCGATCATGGCCCCTAAATAAGTAAAGAAAACGCTGCTGATCAGTGGGAACCATTGGATGACACCGCTGATTGCAAAGTGGCTGAGGGCTCCGGTGAGTGCCGTAAAGGTCATGATGAATACGCTGGTGCCGACTGCTGTTTTTAAATCATAGCCCAAGACGCTGACCAGCACCAACAGCATCATCATGCCGCCGCCGGCTCCGATAAAGCCGCAGATCAAACCGATAAAGATACCGCAGATTAACGACAAAACCGCTTTTTGTTTTGCGGTTCGGGTTTGATTCTTGGAGCTGGCGCTCATGACAGGCTTAATGATGAAGCGGACACCCAGAAGCATGGTCATCCACACCGAGAAGCTGCCTAAGGTTGTCTGCGGGATCAGAGATCCCAACCAGCTGCCCACCATGGTGAACAGCACAGTGGAGATCATCATGATGAGACCGTTGCGGATGTCCAGATTCTTATGTTTGTAGTAAGTATACGCAGAGACGGCTGAGGCCAAGACGTCGGAGGCCAGTGAAATGCCGACCGCTTCATAAGCGTTAAAGCCCAATAAGGTGACAAGCATCGGGGTGATGACTGCCGCTGCCGATAGTCCTGCCAAGCCGGTAGCAATCCCAGCACCAAGTCCGGCAATCATCGTGACGATTAGAATATTCATAGATTCAGCTCCTTCAGTTGGTTTAATTGTAAACTATTTATAAATTATAAAGAGCCGGAAGAGAAAGTCAAGCGAAACTGTCTGTGATTGTTGACAAAGTCAGAAAGTTGTCAAAAAAACCGCTGGAATTCAGCGGCTTTTCCGTTGGTCGATGGGGATATAATCGGCTAAGGTACCGACATATTTGCCGGCTGGACGAACAATCCGATCGCAGTACAGCTTGTTTTCGATATTGTGAGCGAGCCATCCAACCATGCGGCTGGCCGCAAACAGCGGAGAGTAGCAATCTTCTGGGATATCGAGCATCGAGTAGACTAAGCCGCTGTAGAAATCGATGTTGCTGCTGACATGAATACCTTTGCGCCGATAGATAACCTGTTTCGCCAGTTTCTCTGTTCTTTGATAAAATACAAACCGTTCTTTACAGTTTTTCTCTTCAGCCAGAATTTCAATCTGTTTCTTTAAGATTTCACTGCGCGGATCAGAAAGCGTGTAGACCGCATGGCCCATTCCATAGATCAGACCTTTGCCGTCAAAGAATTGTTTGTCCATGATTTTTTCCAAAAGGGCGGTCAGCTGCTCATTACTGGCCTCTAAGCCGATTTCAGCAAGGATCGCATCCATCATCCTTCTGGCAGAAATATTGGCGCCGCCATGGCGCGGACCTTTCAGCGATCCTACTGAGGCCGCCATTGCTGAGTAAATGTCCGTTCCGGTGGAAGCGACAACGATGTTGGCAAACGTAGAGTTGTTGCCGGAACCATGATCTGCATGCAGCACCATCATCAAATCCAAAATCTTGGCTTCCTGGTGAGTGAACTGCTGATCGGGTCGCAGCAAGGATAAGATATTTTCAGCGATGGAGTACTCCGAGCGAACCGGATGAACGATTAAACTCTTATTTTCAAAGAAATGCGCCTTGGCTGCCATCGAATAACAAAGAATGGCCGGCATTTTTGCCAGGATGGAAAGTCCCTGATCCAAGGTGTTGAGCACCGAGATGTCATCGGCCTGGGGATCTTCGCCATACAGCATCAACAACGCTTTCTGGATCTGATTCATAATATTCATGCTGGGATAACGCAGAATATTGGTCGCCAGAAAGCCTTCCGGCAGCGTATAGCGGCTGCGCAGCTGACTGGTGAATAAGGAAAGTTCCTGCTGAGTTGGCAGATGGCCGAATAAAATCAAAAAGCAGGTTTCCTCGTAGCCGCAAATCTCGTTTTGATCCAAGCTGCGGCACAGCTGAGTGATTGGAATTCCCCGATAATACAGCTCACCCTGATCGTCCACTTTTTTGCCGTTGACCAGTTTGTAGCCGACGACATCCGCAATCCGGGTCAGGCCGATCAAAACGCCGGTGCCATCTTCATTGCGCAGGCCTTTTTTGACATCATATTTAGTATATAATTCGTTGTCGATTTTGTTTTCCGGGATTGAATCCTGGAAGATTTTCTGCAGCTCACTGTTCATGTTTTCACCTCAATGGTTCTAGTTTACTACAAAAATGAAAGAAATGACACCAAAAAGAAAACATTTTACTTTTTGTGTAAAGACTTTCAAAAGTGTAGCCAAGCTGATATAATAAAGTCTATGAAAGAAGGGGTTGGATGAAAACTTTGGCAGAAAAAATTCTGGCGGCACACCGCGTCAGCGGCGAACTAAAAGCTGGAATGCCGATTGAAATCAAAATCGATCAGACACTGACACAGGATGCGACAGGAACAATGGCTTACTTACAGTTTGAGGCGATGGGCTGTGAACAGGTGAAGACCGAGTGTTCCCTCAGCTACGTCGATCACAATACGCTGCAAAATGGTTTTGAAAATGCGGATGATCATGAGTACCTGCGCACGGTGGCCGACCGGTACGGCATTATTTTCTCGCGGCCGGGCAATGGCATCTGTCATCAGGTGCATCTGGAACGTTTTGATAAACCAGGCAAAACGTTGTTGGGA belongs to Holdemania massiliensis and includes:
- a CDS encoding ABC transporter permease, translating into MTEKYFNYLIKQSLPLLGIIFIGGSFFVTGLINLDNLSVYVFLLSAGIPFLFELSRYRKKSAYFYGSLPIEQKKLWMARIGCVQFLVLVPSLFFLFALICGHSLSFSRMLQLILAWTASLFLVTSLNLLIFSFCHTLLDAVIIFVNSLALPTFLINTFLYLTSMNMKLGYTVPVWLRYISPWQRMFEILRESLWQLDYGWSSNTLGNGLEYGIAVLIGSLALFCLFLKVSRFRSEEAGSLSSSRRILIFLIRLDTFLLLLVMTWEPILEWRNGLFYAIFLICLLYFGGLMLAKQRLKVTVKEVLCLFILIFAARGVNLAYRRLCYMNERLRIQRMDEVTLEFYVYPNKGMVPENLSCHIELAGVKDPLVLNELRGWMKVRLDGYYKDSYYYEYDDWNDDESRAMQVRFYDNSNYLGYKNIPMDILKHSTVVKLFFQQTLPQNCQPW
- a CDS encoding GNAT family N-acetyltransferase, with the translated sequence MMEIQQMSTHYEVKRLSEENIPEILRLCQGNRSYYELCPPLVDETSIKADMQALPPNKTQEEKHYIGFYHHQGLVALMDWISGYPEEKTAFIGFFMLERTMQGQGMGSAIITECCDYFKILRFQKIQLGVIQGNQAAVQFWQKNQFLIKEEKRGQQYDAVILMERTIAENC
- a CDS encoding sulfite exporter TauE/SafE family protein, with protein sequence MNILIVTMIAGLGAGIATGLAGLSAAAVITPMLVTLLGFNAYEAVGISLASDVLASAVSAYTYYKHKNLDIRNGLIMMISTVLFTMVGSWLGSLIPQTTLGSFSVWMTMLLGVRFIIKPVMSASSKNQTRTAKQKAVLSLICGIFIGLICGFIGAGGGMMMLLVLVSVLGYDLKTAVGTSVFIMTFTALTGALSHFAISGVIQWFPLISSVFFTYLGAMIAARFANKAEPKKLNQVTGIVLFVLGIFMLAVKYLG
- a CDS encoding citrate synthase, producing the protein MNSELQKIFQDSIPENKIDNELYTKYDVKKGLRNEDGTGVLIGLTRIADVVGYKLVNGKKVDDQGELYYRGIPITQLCRSLDQNEICGYEETCFLILFGHLPTQQELSLFTSQLRSRYTLPEGFLATNILRYPSMNIMNQIQKALLMLYGEDPQADDISVLNTLDQGLSILAKMPAILCYSMAAKAHFFENKSLIVHPVRSEYSIAENILSLLRPDQQFTHQEAKILDLMMVLHADHGSGNNSTFANIVVASTGTDIYSAMAASVGSLKGPRHGGANISARRMMDAILAEIGLEASNEQLTALLEKIMDKQFFDGKGLIYGMGHAVYTLSDPRSEILKKQIEILAEEKNCKERFVFYQRTEKLAKQVIYRRKGIHVSSNIDFYSGLVYSMLDIPEDCYSPLFAASRMVGWLAHNIENKLYCDRIVRPAGKYVGTLADYIPIDQRKSR